The sequence attttttatagaACTAATTAGTAGTAGTACAAGTAATTTAAAGTAGGTTGTGTAAAAATAAGCCAATAGAGATGTTAATAAGAAAGGAAGTATTAATGACATTGCTTTCTATGTTAGGTATACAAAAGATAGTTTTGTTTTCTTATACTTTTAGTCAAAAAGTAGTTttgtttattcaattaaaaaaatgttcATTGAAAATGTAAATTTAAATTGTAGAAACATTctcattaattagaattattttgatttaattaatttttaaaattttaagtgaAAAAAAACTACCATTTaaagagaaataaagaaaattatgCTAATGCTcaataactaaaaaaaacaaaattaatttaattgtttttttactaTATTTTATATCTTAAGTCCTATTACTCCAATTGATTAAAGAAACTGGATATagctaaaataaatattattttagaaaataacatcCTATGCTAGTATGCTATCTCACTTTCTTTGCTTCTTCGAGGAAACAAAAGTTGCTTCTCAACAACGTTAATGTAAAAATAGTATTACTATTTTGAAATTTTACAATTATTACCACCATCGAGTATAGGATATTACTTCACTACTTTACGTATAAACTTCATCAAGCATTGCTATTGCCATTTCTATTGAGTATTCTAATGTATGTCTTGTAATTTTTAGTGTATAATggtaatgtttttaattattcTTAAAGTTTTACTTAATTGAGAATGTTAACATTGTTAAACCGaatattttatagttttaattcTATGAATTTAtggtatttttatattttgtcaataactcttaacaaaaaaaaattaagaattaatATCGGTTGCGATTAGGGATGAAAAATAAATCCTTCTCCTCTGTATGTTTTCGCACTTAAAATCTAGTAAAAATGGACATAACTTAATTGATAGCTGCATGTAAAATAAATTGATATTTCATCTATCCATCgtatagttttgttttttttcttatataaaccATTGTATTGTTGAGGGCAAATGTGAGTGGTTAAAGTTTTACATTGTCTATGAATGAGTAGAATGTCAGATTTAAAAGAAAGATGATTCATTTATCTAACAACTTAAGGTTTTGGGTTAAGATGTAGCGTCCCCCCTTTCTAGTGGTCTTGGAGCATTGATCTCGTTGGTGGTTCGGCTAGGTGGGGGAGTGGGAGTTGGATCCGGTGTAGGATCCTGTTATAGGATGTGTGAGACTCACACTTGTGGGGGAGAATGTGAGTGGAGCTTCCTACCAACAAGGAAGTTACACCATAAGTTTTCAACCTAGTTTTTAACATGTGAAATTCTTAGAGTGGTTTAGATTCGagtggaatttattcttcatgataaattgtatatgattgtCGATGATGACAATGTaaaattcttgaagtggtttatcttcaagtgaaatatatttttcatgtGAGAGTATGATAAAAAAAAGGTCCAACTTTCTGGGACATTGGTTTCGTTGGCTGGATTATGTGTCCTCTGGTTGAAAAGTTTCCttttaaaataaacatttaaatCTTTTAAAGGGGTGTGGAAatttgaaatacaaaggtatttagtaattttaacttctaaattgattgCTCAAGAGAGTTGGCAAACTCTTTGGATTCTAGAACATACCTTATTTTAGTGTGATTTTGTTGGAGCACATCAAAACaagatgaagatggaagaagagagagaaaattgtAAGTAACTTTTACTCAATTGAAGACGGTTACAAGAATGATTCTACATTGTTCTCATATACAAAGCAAAACTGCAATATATACTAAACCTATATTGGGTCAAACTAGTTAAAGCCCAACTCAAGGCCCAAACAAAATAAACAGCTAACACACTCTAAATGTGAAATTACACTTAAACATCATCCCTTAATTTACTTTCAAAGCTAAAATCAACAACGTCAGTTTCATTTCTCAAATTGATGAAATGCTCAGTCTTGACAGATTTCGTCAGAACATCCGCAAGTTGCTTCTAAGTGCTATAGTGCACAACTTCTAGCACTTCATTATGGACTTGATTCCTTAGAAAATAGAACTTTGTGTCAATGTGCTTGGTTCTCCCATGCAACACTGGATTCTTAGCAAGACTTATAGCTGATTTATTATCAGTCATCAACTTCACGTACTTCTTCACCTTAATCTTCATATCCTGTTACAAATTCATCATCCAAACAGCTTGACATGCAGACAAAGCACCTGCAATGTATTCAGATTCACAAGTTGACAAAGCAAtaacaggttgcttcttggaacacCAAGAAATGAGACTTCctataaatttgaaaaaatatctAGAAGTACTTCTTCTGTCAACTCTATCACCACACCAGCCAGAGTCTGAGTAACACATTAGTTCGGACTCACATTCATCTTCAGAAGGGAACACAACTCCATACTTCAAAGTCCCCTTAATATACCTCAAAATTCTAATAGAAGCTTGATAATGTGACCACTTTGAGTTGTTCATAAATCTACTCACCATTCTAACTGCGTAACAAATGTCATGTCTAGTATTATATAGATATCTCAGTGACCCTACCAACTGTTTAAAAGTTGTAGCATTTACATCATCACCCTCAATATTAGAATCCAGCTTGTGATTTGTTTCAGAAGGTGTGACTGCAGACTTTCTATTTGTCAGTTCGAATATCTTGAGAAGTTCAAGTTCATACTTTAGGTGATGCAAAATGATACCTTTTTCAGAGTACAAAACCTCTATCCCTAGAAAGTATACCAAATTTACTAGGTCAGTCATCTCAAATTCATTCATCAGTACATTCTTGTACTTGACTATCTCATCAGAACAACTCCATGTcaacaatatgtcatcaacataaagacacaccATAATCATATTTCCTCCAGAAGTATGTTAAAAACAAACACCATGTTTCATCTCACATTTTTGAAACCCATGCTTCTTGAAAAACGAATCAATCTTCAAGTTCCACActttgggagcttgcttcaatccatataaggctttatgcaacttgtacaccatcccttcctgattctttttaACAAATCCAGGAGGTTATGACACATAAACTTCTTCTTGCAAAGGACCGTCCAGAAATGTAGATTTAACATCCAAGTGTATCATAGGCCAATTCCTAGTAGCAGCTATATCAATCACCAacctaatttttttcatttttaactacaggtgcaaacacctcaaagtaatctagtccaggtttttgaagaaaacctctagctactaaccttgctttgtgtttaccaattgatccatccggcttcaacttctccttgaaaacccatctgacgctaaTGGCTTTCTTCTCCTTTGGAAGATCAATCAActcccaagtcttgtttctttttttagcctcaagttcttctttcatggtcTTTAGCTGGACTTTCTTCTTGAGTGCTTCTTCTGTATTCACAGGTTCagagtctactaacatggcacactgaataACTTCGCCTTCAGAATCTATTTCAGTATCACGTAACATTTCATACTCTATAAATCTTATGGGTATCTGTCTCATTCTTTATGGTGTCTGAACTTGTTCTGAATCTTCTAAAGAAACCTGGAATAGTGTCCGCTTATGGACCTCCTCCAGAAACACTTCCTTCAAAATTACCACCTTTAGAAGAATGACTACTTCCAGAAGCATGATTACTTCTAGAAGTTTGACCTATAGAGTCTTGACCATTATATTCTGGACCACCTTCAGAGTCTTGATCACTTCTAGACTATGGATCACTTCCAGAGTCTGCGTCAGAGTTACTTTCAGAGTCGCCTTCAGAATCTAATTCAccttcagaatcaaaatcatattCAGTTTCTGACTCATCTTCTGAAACAACTTCCAAAATTCCTTCAAAATCACATCCAACACCAGAGGTAGGATTAGACGTATTTCAATCCCAGGTTTCTGATTCTTTTTCTATAACATCTCTACTGAATTTCACCTTCTTAGATATTGGacaataaatattataagcataTGTACTATGGTACCCCACCAGCaacattattttacttttatcaTCCAACTTCTTTCTCTTAGTATCTAGAATATGTTTATAGAAAACAGAACCAAATACCCTAAGATGACTCACACTTTTCTTATCTCCAGTCCACTTCTCAAAAGGAACAACTTCCTCTAGCTTCttagttggacacctgttgagcacatacgTTACAGTGGCAACAACTTCTCCCCATAATGAGGGAGGTAGCTTCTTCTCCTACAGCACGCTCcttgtcatatcaagcaaagtatgATTTCTTCTTTTCGCAATACCATTATGTTGTAGAGTATATGAAGCAAACACTTCATGctcaacttcattttcttcatataACTTTCTGTactctgtagagttatactcacctccaccatcagtTCTGAGAATCTTCAATTTTTGACCACTCTTTCTTTCtaccttcaccttgaacttctgaaacTCAGTAAACACCTCGTGCTTAAACTTGATGAGTGCTACCCATATCATtattgtgaactcatccacaaacgaTACTTGTTTCCTCTAAGCGAAGGTTATGGGAATGGCCCACACATATCAAAATTCATAACTCCTAAAGCATGATTTGCTCTTGGAATCACTTCTAATGAAAATGGAAAACTAGGTTGCTTACCTTTCATTCATATCGTACATGAAATCttaggcttcacaatctttggaatgccatgtgCCAGCTTCTTAGAACTCAAATGCCCCAAGCTTCTGAAGTTCATATGCCCCAATCTCTTATGCCACAACTCACTATCACCTTCAGAGCTTTCTGCACTAAGGCGTTTAGTTTCACCTGTCtccacattcaccttgaatgttttaTTGCTTCCCTACTCAGATTTCATAATCAGCTTCTGAtcagaatcatacaacttcaagagattgTCCTTCATAGTAAtcgagaaacctttctcaattagATGACCTACACTAATTAAATTTCTCTTCATCCCAAGAACATGCAAAACATCTTTGATCAAAAACGTTTTATCATTCTTCACTTTGGTTCTAGAATTTCCCATTCCTTTGACATTAAGgaacttatcatcagcacatctaaTCTTTGTTCTCTTTctagagtcaaagtctatcagccattgtttgtttccatttATGTGATTTGATCAGCCAGTatccatataccaccattctgaaAATTCACTATTGTCAAAATCAGAAGCCAAAAATATCAGAGGTTTATCATCAGACTCTcgggctatatttgcttcttctaatTTCTTTCCTTTATTTGACGAACACTCAGAAACATAATGGCGAAAATT comes from Vicia villosa cultivar HV-30 ecotype Madison, WI unplaced genomic scaffold, Vvil1.0 ctg.001408F_1_1, whole genome shotgun sequence and encodes:
- the LOC131634994 gene encoding secreted RxLR effector protein 161-like, with the protein product MVCLYVDDILLTWSCSDEIVKYKNVLMNEFEMTDLVNLVYFLGIEVLYSEKGIILHHLKYELELLKIFELTNRKSAVTPSETNHKLDSNIEGDDVNATTFKQLVGSLRYLYNTRHDICYAVRMVSRFMNNSKWSHYQASIRILRYIKGTLKYGVVFPSEDECESELMCYSDSGWCGDRVDRRSTSRYFFKFIGSLISWCSKKQPVIALSTCESEYIAGALSACQAVWMMNL